One stretch of Pararhizobium qamdonense DNA includes these proteins:
- the tldD gene encoding metalloprotease TldD, which yields MNTDLIKLFDSDEAAIRDVLAQTLAGADDGELFIEHSQSESLSFDNGRLKGGSFNTDQGFGLRAVAGEAVGYAHAGDLSLSALKRAADAVGAVTRGYSGTYAAAPQRTNKKLYGDENPIGEPSFEAKVTLLQEIDAYLRAKHPKVRQVTASIAASWQVVDILRADGERMHDIRPMTRLNISVVVGDGDRQEAGSYGVGGRRGFGDFVAAGNWQSGADEALRQALVNLDAIDAPAGTMDVVLSSGWPGVMLHEAVGHGLEGDFNRKKTSAFAGLLGQQVAAKGVTVVDDGTIESRRGSLTIDDEGTPSAYNVLIDDGKLVGYMQDRQNARLMGMKATGNGRRESYAHVPMPRMTNTYMLGGDKSPDEIIASVKKGIYAVSFGGGQVDITSGKFVFGCTEAYLIDNGKIGAPVKGAMLIGNGPDAMQRITMIGNDMKLDTGMGNCGKGGQWVPVGVGQPHLRMNEMTVGGTQA from the coding sequence ATGAACACCGATCTCATCAAACTGTTCGACAGCGACGAGGCTGCCATTCGCGACGTGCTGGCGCAGACCTTGGCGGGCGCCGATGATGGCGAGCTGTTCATCGAGCATAGCCAGTCGGAATCGCTGTCCTTCGACAATGGCCGCCTGAAGGGCGGCAGCTTCAATACCGATCAGGGATTTGGCCTGCGGGCGGTTGCCGGCGAAGCCGTTGGTTATGCACATGCGGGCGATCTTTCGCTGTCGGCTTTGAAACGGGCTGCCGATGCGGTCGGCGCCGTGACGCGCGGTTATTCCGGCACCTATGCGGCCGCGCCCCAGCGCACCAACAAGAAACTCTATGGCGACGAGAACCCCATCGGTGAGCCGAGCTTCGAGGCCAAGGTTACGCTGCTGCAGGAGATCGATGCCTATCTTCGTGCCAAACACCCGAAGGTCCGCCAGGTGACGGCCTCGATCGCTGCCAGCTGGCAGGTGGTCGATATCCTGCGCGCCGATGGCGAGCGCATGCATGATATCCGGCCGATGACGCGCCTCAACATCTCCGTCGTGGTCGGCGACGGTGACCGGCAGGAAGCCGGCTCCTACGGCGTCGGCGGCCGTCGCGGCTTCGGCGATTTCGTTGCTGCCGGCAATTGGCAGAGTGGCGCCGACGAAGCGCTGCGCCAGGCGCTGGTCAATCTGGACGCCATCGACGCACCGGCCGGAACCATGGATGTGGTTTTGTCCTCCGGCTGGCCGGGCGTCATGCTGCATGAAGCGGTCGGCCATGGCCTGGAGGGCGATTTCAACCGCAAGAAGACATCGGCTTTTGCCGGGCTGCTCGGTCAACAGGTGGCGGCCAAGGGCGTGACCGTGGTCGATGACGGCACGATCGAAAGCCGCCGCGGCTCGCTCACCATCGATGACGAGGGCACACCATCCGCCTATAACGTGCTGATCGACGACGGCAAGCTGGTTGGCTATATGCAGGACCGCCAGAACGCCCGGCTGATGGGCATGAAGGCGACCGGCAACGGGCGGCGCGAATCCTACGCGCATGTGCCGATGCCGCGCATGACCAACACCTATATGCTTGGCGGCGACAAGAGCCCGGACGAGATCATCGCCTCCGTCAAGAAGGGTATCTATGCGGTTTCCTTCGGCGGCGGCCAGGTGGATATCACCTCGGGCAAGTTCGTCTTCGGCTGCACCGAGGCCTATCTGATCGACAACGGCAAGATCGGCGCGCCCGTCAAGGGCGCGATGCTGATCGGCAATGGCCCGGACGCCATGCAGCGGATCACCATGATCGGAAACGATATGAAGCTCGATACCGGCATGGGCAATTGCGGCAAGGGCGGCCAATGGGTCCCCGTCGGCGTCGGCCAGCCGCATCTGCGCATGAACGAAATGACCGTTGGCGGCACGCAGGCCTGA
- a CDS encoding D-alanyl-D-alanine carboxypeptidase family protein, which translates to MMTFRCLLLAILTFALAPSVALAGSAAIIIDARTGKVLSSENPDTLNHPASLTKMMSLYLAFEALHRGTIDWDSTIKVSKTAAAKPPMRLGLKAGMKLTVREAVLGMIVRSGNDAAAAMAEKLGGTEARFAQMMTKKARQLGMSRTVFINASGLPASAQVTTARDMSTLAIALMRDFPREYRLFATQSFMFRGRKVRGHNNLMYRYDGMDGIKTGYTNASGFNLVSAVRHGNRRVVGVVLGGRTAKSRDNKMAALLDRHLGKASNAGSRALLAAAKTGGAVEVAALGASDVPLPFAAPKRRGGDAVAALIASSHATIPAERPAVMDELEKTADILPAGAWQIQISAAPTQEAARALLAQARSVAGHTLKSASPYTEAVGQGAGTIYRARFVGFDSRDEADAACNWLKQHSYDCMLLPSRG; encoded by the coding sequence ATGATGACCTTCCGCTGCCTGCTTTTGGCAATATTGACATTCGCGCTTGCGCCGTCCGTGGCCTTGGCCGGCAGTGCCGCAATCATCATCGATGCCCGCACCGGCAAGGTGCTGTCCTCGGAAAATCCAGACACGCTCAATCATCCGGCCTCGCTCACCAAGATGATGTCGCTCTATCTTGCTTTCGAGGCGCTTCATCGCGGCACGATCGATTGGGATAGCACGATCAAGGTGTCGAAGACGGCGGCGGCCAAGCCGCCGATGCGGCTGGGGCTGAAGGCCGGGATGAAACTGACGGTGCGCGAGGCAGTGCTGGGCATGATCGTGCGCTCGGGCAACGATGCTGCGGCCGCCATGGCGGAAAAGCTCGGCGGCACGGAAGCGAGATTTGCCCAGATGATGACGAAAAAGGCGCGCCAGCTCGGCATGAGCCGCACCGTCTTCATCAATGCCTCCGGCTTGCCGGCCTCGGCCCAGGTGACCACGGCGCGCGACATGTCCACGCTTGCCATCGCGCTGATGCGGGATTTCCCAAGGGAATACAGGCTGTTTGCGACGCAGAGCTTCATGTTTCGCGGCCGCAAGGTGCGTGGCCATAACAATCTGATGTATCGCTATGACGGCATGGACGGGATCAAGACCGGCTATACCAATGCCTCCGGCTTCAACCTGGTCAGCGCCGTGCGCCATGGCAACCGGCGTGTGGTCGGCGTGGTGCTCGGCGGCCGCACGGCAAAAAGCCGCGACAACAAGATGGCAGCCCTTCTCGACCGTCATCTGGGCAAGGCGTCGAACGCAGGCAGCCGCGCGCTGCTCGCTGCGGCCAAGACCGGTGGCGCGGTCGAGGTGGCAGCGCTCGGTGCGTCCGATGTCCCATTGCCCTTTGCCGCCCCCAAGCGCCGGGGCGGCGACGCCGTTGCCGCACTGATCGCCTCGTCGCACGCGACAATCCCGGCCGAGCGCCCGGCCGTCATGGACGAGTTGGAAAAGACGGCGGATATCTTGCCCGCCGGTGCCTGGCAGATCCAGATTTCAGCGGCACCGACGCAGGAAGCCGCGCGGGCACTTTTGGCGCAGGCACGCTCCGTTGCCGGCCATACGCTGAAATCAGCCTCACCCTATACGGAAGCCGTCGGCCAAGGGGCCGGCACCATCTACCGCGCCCGGTTCGTCGGGTTCGACAGCCGCGACGAGGCGGATGCCGCCTGCAACTGGCTGAAGCAGCACTCCTACGACTGCATGCTGCTGCCGTCACGCGGCTGA
- a CDS encoding polysaccharide deacetylase family protein, producing the protein MLRQAVKRSAITAGLNAAFVLQACGAMRQARGRGAIFTLHHVRPKQPRAFDPNAHLEITPEFLETAIMTLKRDGYRFIALDALPVHLASSDPQPVAVFTLDDGYRNNLDYAAPVFSRHGVPFTVFVAGGFIDRTHTLWWETLADLLEGQSNLTFDIGAGEETVALGTLREKQAVFDRFAAFLHAIDEATAITRLNQTAQALGIDPMGITAALTLDETGLRRLTDNPLASLGAHTISHRSVTRLSDVTAGMEMEHSARRVETITGNRPASLAYPYGFASAVSVRDHRLAASLGFTTAVTTQPGTLSGTAGMTALPRISLNGHFQKARYVSALASGIAFKLMGAR; encoded by the coding sequence ATGCTGCGACAGGCTGTCAAACGCTCGGCCATTACCGCTGGCCTGAACGCTGCATTCGTGTTGCAGGCCTGTGGCGCCATGCGGCAGGCGCGCGGGCGCGGCGCGATCTTCACGCTGCATCATGTGCGCCCGAAACAGCCGCGCGCCTTCGATCCCAACGCCCATCTGGAGATCACGCCAGAATTTCTGGAAACGGCGATCATGACGTTGAAGCGCGATGGCTACCGGTTCATCGCGCTTGATGCCCTGCCTGTCCATCTTGCGTCCAGTGATCCCCAGCCGGTTGCGGTCTTCACGCTGGATGATGGCTACCGCAACAATCTCGACTATGCCGCGCCGGTTTTCTCCCGGCACGGCGTGCCCTTCACCGTGTTTGTCGCAGGCGGGTTCATCGACCGCACCCATACGCTCTGGTGGGAAACGCTTGCCGATCTGCTGGAGGGGCAATCCAACCTGACGTTCGATATTGGCGCAGGCGAAGAGACTGTCGCGCTTGGCACGCTGCGTGAGAAACAGGCCGTATTCGACCGGTTTGCGGCCTTTCTTCACGCCATCGACGAGGCCACGGCGATCACCCGTCTCAACCAGACAGCGCAGGCGCTTGGCATCGATCCCATGGGAATAACCGCTGCCCTGACGCTGGACGAAACAGGGCTCAGGCGTCTCACTGACAATCCGCTCGCTAGCCTCGGGGCGCATACGATCAGCCATCGCTCGGTGACGCGCCTGAGCGACGTGACGGCCGGCATGGAAATGGAGCATTCAGCCCGCAGGGTGGAAACGATCACCGGAAACCGGCCGGCATCGCTTGCCTATCCCTATGGTTTTGCCAGCGCCGTTTCTGTGCGCGACCACCGCCTGGCGGCGTCGCTGGGATTTACGACCGCAGTGACCACGCAGCCGGGAACCCTCTCGGGGACCGCCGGCATGACGGCCCTGCCGCGCATATCTCTGAACGGCCATTTTCAGAAGGCGCGTTATGTCAGCGCGCTTGCCTCTGGCATTGCCTTCAAACTGATGGGCGCGCGCTGA
- the pdxH gene encoding pyridoxamine 5'-phosphate oxidase translates to MSETGLTTGDFTQENEPFSLFGTWLKEAQAAEINDPNALALATVDGDGLPDVRMVLLKDFDERGFVFYTNFESQKGQEILGNMKAAMCFHWKTLRRQVRVRGPVEIVSSQEADEYYKTRARGSRIGAWASKQSRPLESRFALEKAVAEYTLKYAIGDIPRPDHWSGFRIKPTSIEFWKDGAFRLHDRIEFRRDAAEGDWNKVRMYP, encoded by the coding sequence ATGAGTGAGACTGGGTTAACAACTGGTGACTTCACGCAAGAGAATGAGCCCTTTTCCCTTTTTGGCACATGGCTGAAAGAGGCGCAGGCCGCAGAAATCAACGATCCCAATGCCTTGGCGCTGGCGACGGTGGACGGCGATGGCCTGCCGGATGTGCGCATGGTGCTGTTGAAGGATTTCGACGAGCGCGGCTTCGTGTTCTACACCAATTTCGAAAGCCAGAAAGGGCAGGAAATCCTCGGCAATATGAAGGCGGCAATGTGTTTTCATTGGAAAACCTTGCGCCGCCAGGTCCGGGTGCGCGGCCCTGTCGAGATCGTCAGCTCCCAGGAGGCCGACGAATATTACAAGACGCGGGCGCGCGGCAGCCGCATCGGTGCCTGGGCCTCCAAGCAATCGCGGCCGCTCGAAAGCCGGTTCGCGCTGGAAAAGGCGGTTGCCGAATATACGCTGAAATACGCCATCGGCGATATTCCGCGCCCCGATCACTGGTCGGGTTTCCGCATCAAGCCGACCTCGATCGAGTTCTGGAAGGACGGCGCTTTCCGCCTGCACGACCGCATCGAATTCCGCCGCGACGCGGCGGAAGGCGACTGGAACAAGGTGCGGATGTATCCCTGA
- a CDS encoding RT0821/Lpp0805 family surface protein, with the protein MQDIAKWIEDRKVLSRLGGIAALCLTATSLSGCLGGLDFSGTPDVDRTVSTSSVPAVRSDEDNSDAVTVRNAVSSADVTRMSGNPIPWANSSSGSAGVISSIAEEQVNGTTCRRFTTTRHSYQGIAKFDGNTCLLGNGEWYLTSFGPRS; encoded by the coding sequence TTGCAAGACATAGCAAAGTGGATCGAGGACAGAAAGGTTTTATCCCGGTTGGGCGGGATTGCCGCACTGTGCCTGACTGCGACCAGCCTTTCGGGATGCCTCGGCGGCCTCGACTTCTCCGGAACGCCGGATGTCGACAGGACCGTTTCGACAAGCTCGGTTCCGGCTGTGCGCAGTGACGAAGACAATTCCGATGCCGTCACCGTCAGAAACGCCGTGTCATCGGCCGATGTGACCCGCATGTCCGGAAATCCCATTCCCTGGGCGAATTCCAGCTCGGGCAGCGCCGGCGTGATCAGCAGCATCGCCGAGGAACAGGTCAACGGCACCACCTGCCGCCGCTTTACCACCACGCGTCATTCCTATCAGGGCATCGCCAAATTCGACGGTAACACCTGCCTTCTGGGCAATGGCGAATGGTATCTGACCAGTTTTGGCCCGCGCAGCTGA
- a CDS encoding DnaJ C-terminal domain-containing protein encodes MRDPYSVLGVRRNAGPDEIKAAWRSVAKAVHPDQNKDDPLATQRFAEAGRAYEVLKDPKLRNRYDYARREAELRRMEDMKRKARGSEEETIDPETAEDMISRIFGADDRAKAENARREDRKPAAAPQAATPKAKTDAKPQQRAEPKSEARPEPKAEPKPEQKAEAELETSTEAKAEPADKMPIFGGFPRAAAPAADLVSAIVRRIRGAASKPALEKVPDIFCDVTVSIEDIFRREKPVATLPDGQTLKVALPLGTTDGSVVRLKEMGYRLNGMQRGDVVVAVRVLEDGRFRTDGTDLRTTLPVNIQDAILGCETTVETLTGPVSVTIPAWSGSDHVIRLEGHGLPAAEGRRGDLLVELRLMLWEKPDEKVTDLMRSLRNGLFL; translated from the coding sequence ATGCGTGATCCCTATTCAGTGCTCGGCGTCAGACGCAATGCCGGACCCGACGAGATCAAGGCCGCCTGGCGCTCCGTGGCGAAAGCCGTGCATCCCGACCAGAACAAGGACGATCCGCTCGCCACACAGCGCTTTGCCGAGGCCGGGCGCGCCTATGAGGTGCTGAAGGACCCGAAACTGCGCAACCGCTACGACTATGCCCGCCGGGAAGCCGAACTGCGCCGCATGGAAGACATGAAGCGCAAGGCGCGCGGGTCAGAGGAAGAGACCATCGATCCGGAAACCGCCGAAGACATGATCTCGCGCATCTTCGGCGCCGACGATCGGGCAAAGGCCGAGAACGCCCGCCGCGAAGACCGCAAGCCGGCAGCCGCACCGCAGGCCGCCACACCAAAGGCAAAGACGGACGCAAAGCCGCAACAAAGGGCCGAACCGAAGTCCGAGGCGAGGCCCGAACCCAAAGCCGAACCCAAGCCCGAACAAAAGGCAGAGGCAGAACTGGAGACCAGCACCGAAGCGAAGGCCGAACCAGCGGACAAAATGCCGATCTTCGGCGGCTTTCCGCGCGCGGCGGCACCGGCCGCAGACCTGGTTTCGGCCATCGTGCGGCGGATCCGGGGTGCGGCAAGCAAACCCGCGCTTGAAAAGGTGCCGGATATTTTCTGCGACGTCACGGTTTCGATCGAGGACATTTTCCGCCGCGAAAAGCCTGTGGCAACGCTGCCCGACGGCCAGACCCTGAAGGTCGCCCTGCCCCTGGGCACCACCGATGGCAGCGTCGTGCGCCTCAAGGAAATGGGCTACCGGCTGAACGGCATGCAGCGCGGCGATGTCGTCGTTGCGGTGCGCGTGCTTGAGGACGGCCGCTTCCGCACCGATGGCACGGACCTGCGCACCACCCTTCCCGTCAATATCCAGGACGCAATCCTTGGCTGCGAGACGACGGTCGAAACCCTGACCGGCCCGGTCAGCGTCACCATCCCGGCCTGGTCGGGCTCCGACCACGTGATCAGGCTGGAAGGCCATGGCCTGCCGGCAGCTGAGGGCAGACGCGGCGACCTTCTGGTGGAACTGCGGCTGATGCTGTGGGAAAAGCCGGACGAAAAGGTGACCGACCTGATGCGCAGCCTGCGCAACGGCCTGTTCCTGTAA
- the fabI gene encoding enoyl-ACP reductase FabI has protein sequence MSQTSGLMKGKRGLIMGVANNRSIAWGIAKAIHAQGGELAFTYQGDALKKRVEPLAEELGAVLAGHCDVSDETTIDAVFEHLEKTWGKIDFLVHAIGFSDKDELTGRYVDTSAANFALTMNISVYSFTAVARRAEKLMTDGGSMLTMTYYGAEKVMPNYNVMGVAKAALEASVKYLAVDLGPKNIRVNAISAGPIKTLAASGIGDFRYILKWNEYNAPLRRTVTIEEVGDVGLYMLSDLSRSVTGEVHHADSGYHVVGMKAVDAPDIAVVKD, from the coding sequence ATGTCGCAAACATCCGGTCTGATGAAGGGCAAACGCGGCCTCATCATGGGGGTCGCGAACAACCGGTCGATCGCATGGGGCATTGCCAAGGCAATTCACGCGCAGGGCGGCGAACTGGCATTCACCTATCAGGGCGATGCGCTGAAGAAGCGGGTCGAGCCGCTGGCCGAGGAACTCGGTGCGGTTCTCGCCGGCCATTGCGACGTCAGCGACGAGACCACCATCGACGCCGTCTTCGAACATCTGGAAAAGACCTGGGGCAAGATCGACTTCCTCGTGCACGCCATCGGCTTTTCCGACAAGGACGAACTGACCGGCCGCTATGTCGATACGTCGGCGGCCAACTTTGCCCTGACGATGAACATCTCGGTCTATTCCTTCACCGCCGTTGCACGGCGCGCCGAAAAGCTGATGACCGATGGCGGCTCGATGCTGACCATGACCTATTACGGCGCCGAAAAGGTGATGCCGAACTACAACGTCATGGGCGTTGCAAAGGCGGCCCTCGAAGCCAGCGTCAAATATCTTGCCGTCGATCTCGGCCCGAAGAACATCCGCGTCAACGCGATCTCGGCCGGCCCGATCAAGACGCTTGCCGCCTCCGGCATCGGCGACTTCCGCTATATTCTTAAGTGGAACGAATATAATGCACCGCTGCGCCGCACCGTTACCATCGAGGAAGTCGGCGATGTCGGCCTCTACATGCTGTCGGACCTGTCGCGCTCGGTGACCGGCGAGGTCCATCATGCCGATAGCGGCTATCATGTCGTCGGCATGAAGGCGGTCGATGCGCCGGATATCGCCGTCGTCAAGGACTGA
- a CDS encoding histidine phosphatase family protein, protein MTIYMIRHGQTDWNAQIRMQGQKDIPLNDTGRRQASGNGRALLELLGQEADTFDFVASPLHRTRETMELIREAMGLARSGYRMDDRLKEVSFGDWEGYTMAELERDMPERVAERELSKWDFIPPGADAESYEILSWRVGAWLSSVSGPTVCVSHGGVIRTLFKICGAMDAEEAALGAIPQDRILKIENGTIGWL, encoded by the coding sequence GTGACCATTTACATGATCCGCCACGGCCAGACCGACTGGAATGCGCAAATCCGCATGCAGGGGCAGAAGGACATTCCGCTCAACGATACCGGCAGGCGGCAGGCGAGCGGCAATGGCCGCGCCCTTCTCGAGCTTCTGGGACAGGAGGCGGACACATTCGACTTCGTCGCCAGTCCGCTTCACCGCACCCGCGAGACCATGGAACTCATTCGCGAAGCGATGGGCCTTGCCCGCTCCGGATACCGGATGGACGACCGCTTGAAGGAAGTCTCCTTCGGGGATTGGGAAGGCTATACAATGGCCGAACTCGAGCGGGACATGCCCGAACGTGTCGCCGAGCGGGAATTGTCGAAATGGGATTTCATCCCGCCGGGAGCGGATGCCGAAAGCTATGAGATCCTGTCATGGCGGGTTGGCGCCTGGCTTTCCAGCGTTTCGGGCCCAACCGTCTGCGTCAGCCATGGCGGCGTCATCCGCACCTTGTTCAAGATATGCGGCGCAATGGACGCGGAAGAGGCAGCGCTTGGCGCCATCCCTCAGGACCGGATTTTGAAAATTGAGAACGGCACGATCGGCTGGCTCTGA
- a CDS encoding DUF1344 domain-containing protein, with translation MRFIVATLMAAAGFFSPLAAFAESADVEAVITGVDTDKLSLSLDDGKNYQAPEEFNFDGLKAGVKVLVFYTEVDGKRVINDLEIVQ, from the coding sequence ATGCGTTTCATCGTTGCTACGTTGATGGCCGCAGCCGGTTTCTTTTCACCGCTTGCCGCGTTCGCCGAAAGTGCAGATGTCGAAGCCGTGATCACCGGCGTCGATACGGACAAGCTGAGCCTGTCGCTGGACGACGGCAAGAATTACCAGGCGCCAGAGGAATTCAATTTCGATGGCCTCAAAGCGGGCGTCAAGGTTCTGGTGTTCTACACCGAGGTTGACGGCAAGCGCGTCATCAACGATCTGGAAATCGTGCAGTAA